A genomic segment from Streptomyces sp. NBC_00459 encodes:
- a CDS encoding cation:proton antiporter → MHSSAVFLIEFGCIILVLGLLGRFAGRFQFSPIPLYLLAGLAFGNGGLLPLGTSEDFVAVGAEIGVILLLLMLGLEYTASDLVSNLRTHYPAGLVDAALNALPGAAMALLLGWGPVAAVVLAGVTWVSSSGVIAKVLGDLGRLGNRETPTILSILVLEDLSMAVYLPIVTALLAGAGLAAGSVTLAIALGAAVLVLVLAVRYGRHISRFVSSDDPEKLLLVVLGLTLVIAGIAQQLQVSAAVGAFLVGIALSGEVAEGAHSLLSPLRDLFAAVFFVFFGLHTDPASIPPVLLPALALAVVTAFTKIATGYWAAKRAGIAAKGRWRTGGTLVARGEFSIVIAGLAVTSGIEPSLGPLATAYVLILVILGPLTARYTEPLATRLLGQRHRPPAPEPNGGAPVPTVAYETIDDQDTVGHA, encoded by the coding sequence ATGCACTCCTCCGCCGTCTTCCTGATCGAGTTCGGCTGCATCATCCTGGTCCTCGGACTGCTCGGCCGATTCGCCGGACGCTTCCAGTTCTCCCCCATACCGCTGTACCTGCTGGCCGGCCTCGCCTTCGGCAACGGCGGACTGCTGCCCCTGGGCACCAGCGAGGACTTCGTCGCCGTCGGCGCCGAGATCGGCGTCATCCTGCTGCTGCTCATGCTGGGCCTGGAGTACACAGCCAGCGATCTGGTCTCCAACCTCAGGACCCACTACCCCGCCGGGCTCGTCGACGCCGCCCTCAACGCCCTGCCCGGCGCTGCCATGGCACTGCTGCTGGGCTGGGGCCCGGTGGCCGCCGTCGTACTGGCCGGTGTCACCTGGGTGTCCTCCTCCGGCGTCATCGCCAAGGTCCTCGGCGACCTTGGCCGCCTCGGCAACCGGGAGACCCCGACCATCCTCAGCATCCTGGTTCTCGAAGACCTCTCCATGGCGGTCTACCTGCCCATCGTCACCGCTCTGCTGGCCGGGGCCGGACTCGCGGCGGGCAGTGTCACCCTCGCCATCGCTCTCGGCGCGGCCGTCCTGGTGCTGGTCCTCGCAGTCCGCTACGGCCGCCACATCTCCCGCTTCGTCTCCAGCGACGACCCCGAGAAACTGCTGCTGGTCGTGCTGGGACTGACCCTGGTGATCGCCGGGATCGCCCAGCAACTGCAGGTCTCCGCCGCCGTCGGTGCCTTCCTGGTCGGCATCGCCCTGTCGGGCGAGGTCGCCGAGGGCGCCCACAGCCTCCTCTCGCCGCTGCGGGACCTGTTCGCGGCGGTGTTCTTCGTCTTCTTCGGCCTGCACACCGACCCCGCCAGCATCCCGCCGGTTCTGCTGCCCGCTCTCGCCCTGGCCGTCGTCACCGCCTTCACGAAGATCGCCACCGGCTACTGGGCCGCCAAACGGGCCGGCATCGCAGCCAAGGGGCGCTGGCGGACCGGCGGGACCCTGGTCGCCCGCGGCGAGTTCTCCATCGTGATCGCCGGGCTGGCCGTCACCTCCGGAATCGAGCCCTCCCTCGGCCCCCTGGCCACCGCCTACGTCCTGATCCTCGTCATCCTCGGCCCCCTCACCGCCCGCTACACCGAACCCCTTGCCACCCGCCTGCTCGGACAACGCCACCGGCCACCGGCCCCGGAGCCGAACGGAGGCGCGCCTGTGCCGACGGTCGCGTACGAGACCATCGACGACCAGGACACCGTTGGCCACGCGTGA
- a CDS encoding molybdopterin-dependent oxidoreductase has product MRDLLLPSSPGFWRSPVRGPWFTSVLGVVLLGGITVLFVTGLLSYAAYNPGLSPVNDKTPDKGLLGFYLFAWPTDPHWLYRLTQGVHVTLGITLIPVLLAKLWSVVPKLFALPPARSLAHALERISLLLLVGGALFEFTTGVLNVQLDYVFPGSFYPLHFYGAWVFFAAFVTHAVLRVPAALRNLRHMREQHRPEEGELVSPDPVLPTVSRRGALGFVGGGSLLLFATTAGRSFDGPLRETAVLAPHGGPEPGSGPGGFQINKTAASRGISAMETSEEAWRLVVEGHGRTVRLSRTDLLRLPLHSAALPIACVEGWSTSDQWWRGVRLRDLAALVGYEADAAPDVLVESLQRHGAFRRAALRDNQVRDERSLLALFVNGEPLTPDHGYPARVIVPAAPGVLNTKWVARMTFGDL; this is encoded by the coding sequence ATGCGCGATCTGTTGCTCCCCTCTTCTCCCGGTTTCTGGCGCAGTCCCGTGCGTGGACCCTGGTTCACCTCGGTGCTCGGGGTGGTGCTGCTCGGCGGGATCACCGTGCTGTTCGTGACGGGTCTGCTGTCGTACGCCGCCTACAACCCGGGGCTGTCGCCGGTGAACGACAAGACCCCGGACAAGGGACTGCTCGGGTTCTACCTCTTCGCCTGGCCGACCGACCCGCACTGGCTGTACCGGCTCACGCAGGGCGTGCACGTGACGCTCGGCATCACGCTGATCCCCGTACTGCTGGCGAAGCTGTGGTCGGTCGTACCGAAGCTGTTCGCGCTGCCGCCCGCGCGGTCCCTCGCCCACGCGCTGGAGCGGATCTCGCTGCTCCTGCTCGTCGGGGGTGCGTTGTTCGAGTTCACCACAGGCGTGCTGAACGTCCAGCTCGACTACGTCTTTCCCGGCTCCTTCTATCCGCTGCACTTCTACGGGGCCTGGGTGTTCTTCGCCGCGTTCGTGACGCACGCGGTGCTGCGGGTGCCCGCGGCGCTGCGCAACCTGCGGCACATGAGAGAGCAACACCGACCGGAAGAAGGGGAGTTGGTGTCACCGGACCCTGTCCTGCCCACCGTCTCGCGGCGCGGTGCTCTCGGCTTCGTCGGCGGTGGGTCGCTGCTCCTGTTCGCCACGACGGCGGGGCGGAGTTTCGACGGGCCCCTGCGGGAGACGGCCGTACTCGCGCCGCACGGCGGTCCCGAACCGGGCTCCGGGCCCGGCGGCTTCCAGATCAACAAGACGGCCGCGTCGCGCGGGATCAGCGCGATGGAGACGAGCGAGGAGGCGTGGCGGCTGGTCGTGGAGGGACACGGCCGTACGGTCCGCCTCAGCCGGACCGATCTGCTGCGGCTCCCGCTGCACAGCGCCGCGTTGCCCATCGCCTGTGTGGAGGGCTGGTCGACCTCCGACCAGTGGTGGCGAGGCGTACGGCTGCGGGACCTGGCGGCGCTCGTCGGGTACGAGGCGGATGCGGCGCCCGATGTTCTCGTGGAGTCCCTCCAGCGGCACGGGGCGTTCCGCCGGGCCGCCCTGCGCGACAACCAGGTGCGCGACGAGCGTTCCCTGCTCGCCCTGTTCGTCAACGGCGAGCCCCTGACCCCCGACCACGGCTACCCGGCGCGGGTCATCGTCCCCGCGGCGCCCGGTGTGCTCAACACCAAGTGGGTGGCCCGGATGACCTTCGGAGACCTGTGA
- a CDS encoding sensor histidine kinase yields MRDTLLIALFAFLGAAGAGLLGAGTLWLIRRRSLTTSLTVVAAVAVTAMLAGTLAVAQAMFLSAHDLTVVTTVLAMAAVVSLATALLLGRWVVAGSRELALAARSFGDGGAFAAPAGPATAELTSLSRELAATSAKLAESRDRERALETSRRELVAWISHDLRTPLAGLRAMSEALEDGVAADPPRYLRQIRTEVDRLNGMVGDLFELSRIHAGALALSPSRISLYDLVGDALAGADPLAREHGVRLVSGRVEPVPVEVDGKEMSRVLGNLLVNAIRRTPADGTVAVVAERSAAGVVLSVTDGCGGIPEEDLPRVFDTGWRGTHARTPPAGAGLGLAIVRGIVEAHRGQAAVHNVPGGCRFVVTLPAAGA; encoded by the coding sequence ATGCGTGACACCCTCCTCATCGCCCTGTTCGCCTTCCTGGGCGCCGCCGGGGCGGGACTGCTCGGCGCGGGAACCCTGTGGCTGATCCGGCGGCGGTCGCTCACCACGTCCCTCACGGTCGTCGCCGCCGTCGCCGTGACCGCGATGCTCGCCGGCACGCTGGCCGTGGCGCAGGCGATGTTCCTGTCCGCGCACGACCTGACCGTCGTCACCACGGTCCTCGCCATGGCCGCCGTCGTCTCGCTGGCCACCGCACTGCTGCTGGGACGCTGGGTCGTCGCCGGCAGCCGCGAACTCGCCCTCGCCGCACGCTCGTTCGGCGACGGTGGCGCCTTCGCCGCCCCCGCCGGGCCCGCAACGGCCGAACTCACCTCGCTGAGCCGGGAGTTGGCGGCCACCAGCGCGAAACTCGCCGAGTCCCGCGACCGCGAACGCGCCCTGGAGACCTCCCGCCGCGAACTCGTCGCCTGGATCTCGCACGACCTGCGCACCCCTCTCGCCGGCCTGCGGGCGATGTCCGAGGCGCTGGAGGACGGCGTGGCCGCGGACCCGCCCCGCTACCTCCGCCAGATCCGCACCGAGGTCGACCGGCTCAACGGCATGGTGGGTGACCTGTTCGAACTCTCCCGCATACACGCCGGCGCTCTCGCCCTGTCCCCGTCGCGCATCTCCCTGTACGACCTCGTCGGCGACGCCCTCGCCGGCGCGGACCCCCTCGCCCGGGAACACGGCGTACGACTGGTCAGCGGCCGGGTCGAGCCCGTGCCCGTCGAGGTGGACGGCAAGGAGATGAGCCGGGTCCTGGGCAACCTGCTGGTCAACGCGATCCGCCGGACCCCGGCCGACGGCACGGTCGCGGTGGTCGCGGAACGGTCTGCCGCCGGGGTCGTCCTGTCCGTCACCGACGGCTGCGGCGGCATCCCGGAGGAGGACCTCCCGCGCGTCTTCGACACCGGCTGGCGCGGCACGCACGCGCGTACGCCTCCGGCCGGAGCGGGCCTGGGCCTCGCCATCGTCCGCGGCATCGTGGAGGCCCACCGGGGACAGGCCGCCGTGCACAACGTCCCCGGCGGCTGCCGCTTCGTGGTGACACTTCCGGCGGCCGGGGCATGA
- a CDS encoding class I SAM-dependent methyltransferase yields MSTAHEVTPPPATGPLVSAPVPAAASGTRGPALSPVPDLPQDRVLGNGPGYASPVPVGSVPRPWSADPYSDAVRTGRGPLFLRRPDGWLLPLEVERWCGRADAVDREMLGLCEGAVLDVGCGPGRLVVELAALGRPALGIDVSEAAVARTVRLGGQALRRSVFQPVPGEGRWDTVLLIDGNIGIGGDPAALLRRVSRLLSAGGLLIAETVAGVDVDECVSVRIVPATAGVDGSGGPVFPWARLGTPALLRHATRAGWLPESQWTAEGRSFVALRNRGDFSDFSDFSTSNTAEPANSTAVISSQRDRNLSPGRRVADR; encoded by the coding sequence ATGAGCACCGCACACGAGGTCACTCCGCCGCCGGCCACCGGGCCACTCGTATCCGCACCCGTACCCGCGGCTGCGAGCGGGACGCGGGGCCCAGCCCTCTCCCCCGTTCCCGACCTCCCGCAAGACCGCGTGCTGGGCAACGGACCCGGGTACGCGTCCCCCGTTCCGGTCGGCAGCGTCCCGCGCCCCTGGTCGGCCGACCCGTACTCCGACGCCGTGCGCACCGGCCGCGGCCCGCTCTTCCTGCGGCGCCCCGACGGCTGGCTTCTGCCCCTGGAGGTGGAGCGGTGGTGCGGGCGGGCCGACGCGGTGGACCGGGAGATGCTGGGGCTCTGCGAAGGGGCCGTGCTCGACGTGGGCTGCGGGCCGGGACGGCTGGTGGTGGAACTGGCGGCGCTGGGCCGGCCCGCGCTGGGCATCGACGTCAGCGAAGCGGCCGTCGCCCGTACGGTGCGGCTCGGCGGTCAGGCCCTGCGCCGCTCCGTCTTCCAGCCGGTCCCGGGCGAGGGACGCTGGGACACCGTTCTCCTCATCGACGGGAACATCGGCATCGGCGGCGACCCGGCCGCCCTGCTCCGGCGGGTGTCCCGACTCCTCTCGGCCGGCGGGCTGTTGATCGCCGAGACGGTTGCGGGCGTGGACGTCGACGAGTGCGTCAGCGTCCGTATCGTCCCGGCCACGGCCGGCGTCGACGGCTCCGGCGGCCCGGTTTTCCCCTGGGCCCGCCTGGGCACCCCGGCCCTGCTGCGGCACGCGACGCGCGCGGGCTGGCTCCCGGAGAGTCAGTGGACGGCCGAAGGCCGCTCCTTCGTCGCTCTGCGCAACCGCGGCGACTTCAGTGACTTCAGCGACTTCAGCACGAGCAACACCGCCGAGCCTGCGAACAGCACCGCCGTGATCAGCAGCCAGCGGGACAGGAACCTGTCGCCGGGAAGGCGGGTGGCGGACCGGTAG
- a CDS encoding response regulator transcription factor, with product MQQPHESPGTGAAPGRNGGAARVLVVDDDPTVAEVVSGYLDRAGYTVDRAGDGPEALARAAARWPDLVVLDLMLPGMDGLEVCRRIRGHGPVPVIMLTARGDEDDRILGLEVGADDYVTKPFSPRELVLRVESVLRRTRPATEARSLHAAGLAVDPAARRATRNGEELALTIREFDLLAFFLRHPGRAYAREELMREVWGWDFGDLSTVTVHVRRLRGKVEDDPARPRLIQTVWGVGYRFDSEPGGEAV from the coding sequence ATGCAGCAGCCGCACGAATCCCCAGGTACCGGAGCCGCCCCGGGCAGGAACGGAGGTGCGGCGCGCGTCCTCGTCGTGGACGACGACCCCACGGTCGCCGAGGTCGTCTCCGGCTACCTCGACCGGGCCGGCTACACTGTGGACCGGGCGGGAGACGGCCCCGAGGCGCTCGCCAGGGCCGCCGCGCGCTGGCCCGACCTGGTGGTCCTGGATCTGATGCTGCCCGGCATGGACGGCCTGGAGGTGTGCCGCCGGATACGCGGGCACGGGCCCGTGCCGGTCATCATGCTCACCGCCCGCGGCGACGAGGACGACCGCATCCTGGGTCTGGAGGTGGGTGCCGACGACTACGTCACCAAGCCCTTCAGCCCCCGGGAACTCGTCCTGCGCGTGGAGTCCGTGCTGCGACGCACCCGGCCCGCCACCGAGGCGCGTTCCCTGCACGCGGCCGGCCTCGCCGTCGACCCGGCCGCCCGCCGTGCCACCAGGAACGGCGAGGAACTCGCCCTCACCATCAGGGAGTTCGACCTCCTCGCGTTCTTCCTCCGGCACCCCGGCCGGGCGTACGCCCGCGAGGAGCTGATGCGCGAGGTGTGGGGCTGGGACTTCGGCGACCTGTCCACGGTCACCGTCCATGTGCGTCGGCTGCGCGGCAAGGTCGAGGACGACCCGGCCCGGCCCCGGCTGATCCAGACGGTGTGGGGCGTCGGCTACCGCTTCGACTCCGAGCCGGGCGGGGAGGCGGTCTGA
- the nhaA gene encoding Na+/H+ antiporter NhaA — translation MADAPQSRSLFLGVLPLPERQAVARALRTETVGGLILLAAAVVALVWVNSPLSGSYEHIREFHFGIPALGLDLSVGHWTADGLLSVFFLVAGIELKRELVVGELRSPATAALPVIAALCGMAVPAALYAATAGFGGGSMDGWAVPMATDIAFALAVLAVVSTHLPAALRAFLLTLAVADDLGAILVIAAFFTADLNPYALAGALAGLVVFHLLQRLRVTGWWWYLPLGITIWALMYNGGVHATVAGVAMGLLLRTTRDEGESASPGERTGYLLHPLSAGIAVPLFALFAAGVSVSTGAVGEVFSSPEPLGVVVGLVLGKTVGIFAGTYLAARFTRARLNPDLAWADVFALAALAGIGFTVALLIGELAFPQTALGEHVKAAVLIASLASALLATLLLRRRNRLYRRLYEEENTDADADGIPDIYQQAAPTPAASTPAGPDRADGASG, via the coding sequence ATGGCGGATGCCCCGCAGTCCCGTTCACTGTTCCTCGGCGTGCTCCCGCTCCCGGAGCGGCAGGCCGTCGCCCGCGCTCTGCGGACGGAAACGGTGGGCGGCCTGATCCTGCTGGCCGCCGCGGTAGTGGCCCTGGTGTGGGTGAACAGCCCCCTCAGCGGTTCCTACGAGCACATACGCGAATTCCATTTCGGCATCCCGGCCCTCGGGCTGGACCTGTCCGTCGGCCACTGGACCGCGGACGGACTGCTGAGCGTGTTCTTCCTCGTGGCAGGGATCGAGCTGAAACGCGAACTCGTGGTCGGCGAGCTGCGCAGCCCGGCAACAGCGGCGCTGCCCGTCATCGCAGCCCTGTGCGGCATGGCGGTCCCGGCCGCCCTCTACGCCGCCACCGCGGGCTTCGGCGGCGGCAGCATGGACGGGTGGGCGGTGCCGATGGCCACGGACATCGCTTTCGCCCTCGCCGTTCTGGCGGTTGTCTCCACCCACTTGCCCGCTGCGCTGCGGGCGTTCCTGCTCACCCTCGCCGTGGCCGACGATCTCGGCGCGATCCTGGTGATCGCCGCCTTCTTCACCGCCGATCTCAATCCGTACGCGCTGGCCGGGGCCTTAGCCGGTCTGGTCGTCTTCCACCTGCTCCAGCGGCTGAGGGTGACCGGCTGGTGGTGGTATCTCCCTCTCGGGATCACGATCTGGGCGCTGATGTACAACGGCGGTGTCCACGCCACCGTCGCGGGCGTCGCCATGGGCCTGCTCCTGCGCACCACTCGCGACGAGGGCGAGAGCGCATCGCCCGGCGAGCGCACCGGATATCTGCTGCACCCTCTGTCCGCCGGCATCGCGGTCCCGTTGTTCGCGTTGTTCGCCGCCGGTGTCAGTGTCTCCACGGGTGCTGTGGGGGAGGTGTTCTCCAGTCCGGAGCCGCTCGGGGTGGTCGTGGGCCTGGTGCTCGGCAAGACGGTGGGGATCTTCGCGGGCACCTACCTCGCGGCCCGCTTCACCCGCGCCCGACTCAACCCGGACCTGGCCTGGGCCGATGTCTTCGCCCTCGCCGCCCTGGCCGGGATCGGTTTCACCGTTGCCCTGCTCATCGGTGAACTCGCCTTCCCGCAAACCGCCCTGGGCGAGCACGTCAAGGCCGCGGTCCTCATCGCCTCGCTGGCCTCCGCCCTGCTGGCCACGCTGCTCCTGCGCCGCCGCAACCGGCTCTACCGGCGCCTGTACGAGGAGGAGAACACTGACGCGGACGCCGACGGCATCCCGGACATCTACCAGCAGGCCGCACCAACACCGGCCGCATCAACACCGGCCGGACCGGACCGGGCTGACGGGGCGTCCGGCTGA
- a CDS encoding DUF6221 family protein — protein sequence MQAKPSTAELIAFVSARLAETAVQAELFHELACTAVASGEPGPRTAVLEGCACPVPRQMLDRALALRSELDDCERRIRCQDPRDPKWPLDPVFAEQTLRVLALPFELHHQWQDAWLPG from the coding sequence ATGCAGGCGAAACCGAGCACGGCCGAATTGATCGCCTTCGTGAGTGCTCGGCTGGCAGAGACCGCAGTCCAGGCCGAGTTGTTCCACGAGCTGGCCTGCACTGCCGTCGCCTCGGGCGAGCCGGGACCGCGCACTGCCGTGCTCGAAGGCTGCGCCTGTCCCGTCCCGAGGCAAATGCTTGACCGGGCCCTTGCGCTCCGGTCGGAGTTGGACGACTGCGAACGACGGATCCGCTGCCAGGACCCGCGGGACCCGAAGTGGCCGCTGGACCCTGTCTTCGCCGAACAGACTCTCCGCGTCCTTGCCCTGCCCTTCGAACTGCACCACCAGTGGCAGGACGCGTGGCTTCCCGGATGA
- a CDS encoding flavodoxin family protein, whose product MAAQPASSSEDSYRFDDLRALFINCTLKPSPQLSHTQGLIDKSRAIMEARGVTTDEIRAVDHDIAPGVYPDMTEHGFATDAWPALYEQVMAADILVLAGPIWLGDNSSVTKHVIERLYSCSSLLNSQGQYAYYGRVGGCLITGNEDGVKHCAMNVLYSLQHLGYTIPPQADAGWIGPAGPGPSYLDPGSGGPENDFTNRNTSFMTWNLMHLAALLKRAGGVPAHGNQRTEWDAGCRPGADNPEHR is encoded by the coding sequence ATGGCAGCACAGCCCGCCTCGTCCTCTGAGGACAGTTACCGTTTCGACGACCTGCGTGCGCTCTTCATCAACTGCACGCTCAAGCCGTCTCCCCAGCTCAGCCACACCCAGGGACTCATCGACAAGAGCCGGGCGATCATGGAGGCGCGTGGAGTGACCACGGACGAGATCCGTGCCGTCGACCACGACATCGCCCCCGGCGTCTACCCGGACATGACCGAGCACGGCTTCGCCACCGACGCCTGGCCCGCACTGTACGAGCAGGTGATGGCCGCGGACATCCTGGTGCTGGCCGGACCGATCTGGCTGGGCGACAACAGCTCCGTCACCAAACACGTTATCGAGCGGCTCTACAGCTGCTCCAGCCTCCTCAACTCCCAAGGCCAGTACGCCTATTACGGGCGGGTCGGCGGGTGTCTGATCACCGGCAACGAGGATGGTGTGAAGCACTGTGCCATGAATGTCCTCTACAGCCTCCAGCACCTCGGCTACACCATCCCACCGCAGGCCGACGCGGGCTGGATCGGCCCTGCGGGGCCTGGTCCGTCGTACCTGGACCCTGGCTCCGGGGGCCCGGAGAACGACTTCACCAATCGAAACACCAGCTTCATGACCTGGAACCTGATGCACCTGGCGGCCCTGCTCAAGCGCGCCGGAGGAGTTCCCGCCCACGGCAACCAGCGCACGGAGTGGGACGCCGGCTGCCGGCCGGGGGCGGACAACCCCGAGCACCGCTGA
- a CDS encoding DM13 domain-containing protein, with amino-acid sequence MGRVRKVLTGPLAIAVLVVAVAGVGFGLYWFQPWKLWQDETVEEALPGVVETSVPPAAAPSAEPSVQPSAAGPRTLASGELISHEHATSGTVKLVRLADGSHVVRLENLDTSNGPDLRVWLTDAPVKEGQAGWHVFDDGKYVSLGRLKGNKGSQNYALPREVDPSSYSSVSIWCDRFDVSFGAAQLARV; translated from the coding sequence ATGGGGCGCGTGCGGAAGGTACTGACCGGGCCGTTGGCCATCGCGGTGCTGGTGGTGGCGGTCGCCGGGGTCGGCTTCGGGCTGTACTGGTTCCAGCCGTGGAAGCTGTGGCAGGACGAGACCGTCGAGGAAGCCCTGCCGGGGGTGGTGGAGACTTCCGTGCCTCCTGCCGCGGCGCCCTCGGCCGAACCCTCCGTGCAGCCTTCGGCCGCCGGCCCGCGGACGCTGGCGAGTGGTGAGCTGATCAGCCACGAGCACGCGACATCGGGAACGGTGAAGCTCGTACGGCTGGCCGACGGCTCCCATGTGGTCCGGTTGGAGAACCTCGACACCAGCAACGGGCCGGACCTGCGCGTCTGGCTGACCGACGCACCGGTGAAGGAGGGGCAGGCCGGGTGGCATGTCTTCGACGACGGGAAGTACGTCAGCCTCGGCAGGCTCAAAGGCAACAAGGGAAGCCAGAACTACGCCCTGCCCAGGGAAGTCGATCCGTCGAGCTACAGCAGCGTGAGCATCTGGTGCGACCGTTTCGACGTGTCGTTCGGCGCCGCGCAACTCGCCCGCGTCTGA
- a CDS encoding STAS domain-containing protein, with product MVRLHGDLDARNADATGRRLVRSVVGGAEVLEVDPAAVRYLSPDGCAALFMALRAARAHSTRLVIMHADERARSVLHQIGLSRVLSAEHGDDA from the coding sequence GTGGTCCGGCTGCACGGCGACCTGGACGCCCGTAACGCCGACGCGACCGGCCGGCGTCTGGTCCGCTCGGTCGTCGGCGGGGCGGAAGTCCTGGAGGTCGACCCAGCCGCCGTGCGGTACCTGAGTCCGGACGGCTGCGCGGCACTGTTCATGGCTCTGCGCGCCGCCCGGGCGCACAGCACGCGGCTGGTCATCATGCACGCGGACGAGCGGGCGCGATCCGTCCTGCATCAGATCGGCCTCTCCCGTGTCCTGTCGGCCGAACACGGCGACGACGCATAG
- a CDS encoding glycosyltransferase family 2 protein has translation MKAVTTSPETEPEAQAATASVDVVLPCLNEAEALPWVLARIPSGWRALVVDNGSTDGSADIARALGARVVSEERRGFGAACHAGLSAATADIVCFCDCDASLDPSLLVPFVREVRDGGADLVLGRRRPQSRGAWPVHARAGNLALARLLRRRTGLRLHDLGPLRAARREPLLGLGLTDRRSGYPLQMVVRAADAGWRVTEHDVPYLSRAGASKVTGTWRGTWQAVRDMSRVLADAPVAPTVSTAPVRGGNVR, from the coding sequence GTGAAAGCCGTGACGACCTCTCCTGAAACGGAACCGGAAGCGCAGGCGGCCACAGCGTCCGTCGACGTGGTCCTGCCCTGTCTGAACGAGGCCGAGGCCCTGCCCTGGGTACTCGCCCGCATCCCGTCCGGCTGGCGTGCGCTGGTCGTGGACAACGGCTCCACCGACGGCTCGGCCGACATCGCCCGTGCGCTCGGCGCGCGGGTCGTGTCCGAGGAGCGCCGTGGATTCGGCGCGGCCTGCCACGCCGGACTGTCCGCCGCCACCGCGGACATCGTGTGCTTCTGCGACTGCGACGCGTCGCTCGACCCGTCCCTGCTCGTCCCCTTCGTGCGCGAGGTGCGCGACGGCGGGGCCGACCTGGTGCTCGGCCGGCGCCGCCCGCAGAGCCGGGGCGCCTGGCCCGTGCACGCCCGGGCCGGCAATCTCGCGCTCGCCCGGCTGCTGCGCCGCCGTACCGGGCTGCGCCTGCACGACCTCGGTCCGCTGCGCGCGGCCCGCCGGGAGCCGCTGCTGGGCCTCGGCCTCACCGACCGGCGCAGCGGATACCCCCTGCAGATGGTGGTGCGCGCCGCCGACGCGGGCTGGCGCGTCACCGAGCACGACGTCCCGTACCTGTCGCGCGCCGGCGCCTCCAAGGTGACCGGGACCTGGCGCGGTACCTGGCAGGCGGTACGTGACATGAGCCGCGTCCTTGCCGACGCTCCCGTCGCGCCCACCGTGTCCACGGCACCCGTGCGAGGGGGCAACGTCCGGTGA
- a CDS encoding TIGR04282 family arsenosugar biosynthesis glycosyltransferase, producing the protein MTTLLVIAKEPRPGRVKTRLTPPFTPAQAAALAEASLADTLRTVAATPATRRVLVLDGAPGPWLPPGFDVVPQCPGGLDERLAAAFAGCDGPALLIGMDTPQVTPALLTVDFADCDAYFGPAEDGGFWALGLADPEPALLRGVPMSTPRTGAVQRARLVAAGLRVRDLPRLRDVDTAADAEAVAALAPHGRFAAGLHRLGVGAGR; encoded by the coding sequence GTGACCACTCTTCTCGTCATCGCCAAGGAACCTCGTCCGGGCCGGGTCAAGACCCGGCTCACCCCGCCGTTCACTCCCGCTCAGGCGGCGGCGCTCGCCGAGGCGTCTCTCGCCGACACCCTGCGTACGGTGGCGGCGACGCCCGCGACCCGGCGTGTGCTGGTCCTCGACGGAGCGCCGGGTCCCTGGCTGCCGCCCGGCTTCGACGTCGTACCGCAGTGTCCGGGCGGCCTCGACGAGCGGCTGGCCGCCGCCTTCGCGGGCTGCGACGGGCCCGCGCTGCTCATCGGCATGGACACCCCTCAGGTGACGCCCGCACTCCTCACCGTGGACTTCGCCGACTGCGACGCGTACTTCGGCCCGGCCGAGGACGGCGGCTTCTGGGCGCTGGGACTTGCCGACCCCGAGCCGGCGTTGCTGCGGGGTGTGCCGATGTCGACGCCCAGGACGGGGGCCGTGCAGCGTGCGCGGCTCGTCGCCGCCGGTCTGCGCGTACGTGATCTGCCCCGGCTGCGGGACGTCGACACGGCCGCCGACGCGGAGGCCGTCGCCGCCCTCGCGCCCCATGGCCGCTTCGCCGCCGGACTGCACCGGCTCGGGGTGGGCGCCGGGCGATGA
- a CDS encoding cation:proton antiporter regulatory subunit: MGTPRLSSTPLPGIGVRYDLTTREERRLSVVAHRDGHRTISAYRKDDPDACALSARLTSEEAATLIDALMPAHHTPNLLSTTDLGLVAERIELSATSHWNGRLLGETRMRTETGVSIVAVLRRAEAIPSPTPDFRLAGGDTLILIGTREGVETAAAILGRE, translated from the coding sequence ATGGGCACGCCACGCCTCAGCAGTACACCGTTGCCGGGTATCGGGGTCCGCTACGACCTGACGACGCGGGAGGAACGTCGCCTGTCCGTGGTCGCCCACCGCGACGGGCACCGCACGATCAGCGCCTACCGCAAGGATGATCCGGACGCCTGTGCCCTGTCCGCCCGGCTGACCTCGGAGGAGGCGGCCACCCTCATCGACGCGCTGATGCCCGCCCACCACACCCCGAACCTGCTGTCCACCACCGACCTGGGTCTCGTGGCCGAGCGCATCGAGCTGTCGGCCACCTCGCACTGGAACGGGCGTCTGCTGGGCGAGACCCGGATGCGCACCGAGACCGGCGTCTCCATCGTCGCCGTACTGCGCCGCGCGGAGGCGATCCCCTCCCCCACGCCCGACTTCCGGCTCGCAGGCGGTGACACCCTCATCCTCATCGGCACCCGCGAGGGCGTGGAGACGGCCGCCGCGATACTCGGGCGGGAGTGA